In Fusobacterium hwasookii, a single window of DNA contains:
- a CDS encoding DNA adenine methylase — protein MSTVSPLRYPGGKAKFYNNIIKIFNDNNIEKPIYCEAFAGGAGLALLLLKNNIVDKLILNDIDKSIYCFWKSILDFNKEFCEMINSVNIDLVEREIQKKIQKDKDILDLTKKSDILKLGFSTFFLNRVNRSGIIRAGVIGGIEQNGNYKMDCRFNKNNLIERIKEINKYKKKIEFYNLDAIDFLKKIENKKKIFIFFDPPYFQKGKDLYTNFYMIEDHINLAKHISNLKQDWITTYDNTEEIKEIYSEFQIKEFDILYSLEKKRKAKEILICKKNLII, from the coding sequence ATGTCAACAGTATCGCCATTGAGATATCCTGGAGGAAAAGCAAAATTTTATAATAATATTATTAAAATTTTTAATGATAACAATATAGAGAAACCTATCTATTGTGAAGCTTTTGCAGGAGGAGCAGGATTAGCTCTATTACTTTTAAAAAATAATATAGTTGATAAGTTAATTTTAAATGATATAGATAAAAGTATTTATTGCTTTTGGAAATCAATTTTAGATTTTAATAAAGAATTTTGTGAAATGATTAACTCAGTAAATATAGATTTAGTTGAAAGAGAAATACAAAAAAAAATACAAAAAGATAAAGATATTTTAGATTTAACAAAAAAAAGTGATATATTAAAATTAGGATTTTCTACATTTTTTTTGAATAGAGTCAATCGTTCAGGAATTATAAGAGCTGGTGTAATTGGTGGAATAGAACAAAATGGAAATTATAAAATGGATTGTAGATTTAATAAAAATAACTTAATTGAAAGAATAAAAGAAATTAATAAATATAAAAAAAAAATAGAATTTTATAATTTAGATGCTATTGATTTCCTAAAAAAAATAGAAAATAAAAAGAAAATTTTTATATTTTTTGATCCACCATATTTTCAAAAGGGTAAAGACTTATACACTAATTTTTATATGATAGAAGATCATATTAATTTAGCAAAACATATATCAAATTTAAAACAAGATTGGATAACTACTTATGATAACACAGAAGAGATAAAAGAAATTTATTCTGAATTTCAAATAAAAGAATTTGATATTCTTTATTCATTAGAGAAAAAAAGAAAAGCAAAAGAAATTCTAATATGTAAAAAAAATTTAATAATATAA
- a CDS encoding AAA family ATPase, translating into MEELEIRILPMSKKEFYSYTIPNQVATIEEIQKNFFIKSLKENKEKVYKFKKVYLKTTKNSLVLFQYDNQLIASALYKGVNIFKEDSEDFKNGYFGSYIFDKDSIKIFSPISNKEFQEIKEVKFSQAMHKIDYSKIEKIESLINLKEKELSKLIENNPLLATTDKKNKDFKLIEKIIFNKFRCAENLELKVGENLTILAGQNGTMKSTLLACIAQPFGIERGKGNDGFDSKILDKCKIVNNSFKTQINAIFKLSTEFDLPGEHDFDIYFSKDLPTNIFYENPLKVKSYKAEKRNPPIRIVTGKKRDAGKGNIPIPVIYLGLSRLFPLGESNLKKKDIILTDEEEKFLYENYRKILLSYEEEYKNINQISKNNIKTLGISTNNYDWQAISAGQDNVGKIICTILEFQRLKENFKDNYIGGILLIDEIESTLYPKAQQELIKFLNKQCQSLKLKVICTTHSLEIIKECIENEKLRYHTIINFLDKTHGKLTCKNLSTFEDISRNLLVLPKNNEKENLLKIKIFTEDSEGEWLLKKIINKDFEEYIDIVPLGLGFDEIAKVAYKLSEIKAGIVIYDADVKKRYAQSGNSSDFKRNMDKNKNYLFFPGENSIEEDFLEILRNTPESKNEFWTKCNNDTKQLALSTLEEFKLEDRNDRKKWFNNERKNYGKDGYVILEEWKKIYKKSINNFNEELKELLKNFFLRKYGIKLFNKK; encoded by the coding sequence TAAAAGAAAATAAAGAAAAAGTTTATAAATTTAAAAAAGTTTATTTAAAAACAACAAAGAATTCTCTAGTTTTATTTCAATATGATAATCAATTAATTGCATCAGCATTATATAAAGGTGTTAATATATTTAAAGAAGATAGTGAAGATTTTAAAAATGGTTATTTTGGTTCTTACATATTTGATAAAGATTCTATAAAAATTTTTTCACCCATATCAAATAAAGAATTTCAAGAAATAAAAGAAGTTAAATTTTCTCAAGCAATGCATAAAATTGATTATAGTAAAATAGAAAAAATAGAGTCCCTTATTAATTTAAAAGAGAAAGAGTTGTCAAAGTTAATTGAAAATAACCCTTTATTAGCAACAACTGATAAGAAAAATAAAGATTTTAAATTAATAGAAAAAATTATTTTTAATAAATTTAGATGTGCTGAAAATTTAGAGTTGAAAGTAGGAGAAAATTTAACTATTCTTGCAGGACAAAATGGAACAATGAAAAGTACTCTTTTAGCATGTATTGCTCAGCCTTTTGGAATAGAAAGAGGTAAAGGAAATGATGGTTTTGATAGTAAAATTTTAGATAAATGTAAAATTGTTAATAATTCATTTAAAACACAAATAAATGCAATCTTTAAGTTAAGTACTGAATTTGACCTTCCTGGAGAACATGATTTTGATATATATTTTTCTAAAGATTTACCTACTAACATTTTTTATGAAAATCCATTAAAAGTAAAATCTTATAAAGCTGAAAAAAGAAATCCTCCTATAAGAATTGTTACTGGTAAAAAAAGAGATGCTGGAAAAGGTAATATTCCAATACCTGTTATTTACTTAGGACTTAGTAGACTTTTTCCTTTAGGAGAATCTAACTTGAAAAAAAAAGATATTATTTTAACAGATGAGGAAGAAAAATTCTTATATGAAAATTATAGGAAAATACTATTAAGTTATGAGGAAGAATATAAAAATATTAATCAAATTTCAAAAAATAACATAAAAACATTAGGAATTTCAACTAATAATTATGATTGGCAAGCAATTTCAGCTGGACAAGATAATGTTGGAAAAATAATTTGTACAATTCTAGAATTTCAAAGATTAAAAGAAAATTTTAAAGATAACTATATAGGAGGAATACTGTTAATAGATGAAATAGAATCTACTCTCTATCCTAAGGCACAACAAGAATTGATAAAATTTTTAAATAAACAATGCCAAAGTTTAAAATTAAAAGTTATTTGTACTACTCATTCTCTAGAAATAATAAAGGAATGTATAGAAAATGAAAAATTACGATATCATACAATTATAAATTTTTTAGATAAGACACATGGAAAATTAACTTGTAAAAATTTATCCACATTTGAGGATATTTCTAGAAATTTATTAGTACTTCCAAAAAATAATGAAAAAGAAAATCTGTTGAAAATAAAAATTTTTACTGAAGATTCTGAAGGAGAATGGTTATTAAAAAAAATTATAAATAAAGATTTTGAAGAATATATAGATATTGTCCCCTTAGGACTAGGTTTTGATGAAATTGCAAAAGTAGCATATAAGCTATCTGAAATAAAAGCAGGAATTGTTATTTATGATGCAGATGTGAAGAAAAGATATGCTCAATCAGGAAATTCCTCAGATTTCAAACGAAATATGGATAAAAATAAAAACTATTTATTTTTTCCAGGAGAAAATTCAATAGAAGAAGATTTTTTAGAAATTTTGAGGAATACTCCTGAAAGTAAAAATGAATTTTGGACTAAATGTAATAACGACACTAAACAATTAGCTTTAAGTACCTTAGAAGAATTTAAATTAGAAGATAGAAATGATAGAAAAAAATGGTTTAATAATGAAAGAAAAAATTATGGAAAAGATGGTTATGTTATTTTAGAAGAATGGAAAAAGATTTATAAAAAATCTATTAATAACTTTAATGAAGAATTAAAGGAATTATTAAAAAATTTTTTTCTAAGAAAATACGGAATTAAATTATTTAATAAAAAATAA